The genomic segment AATTCCAGAAAAAGAAAAACATCACCGCCGATCCATCAGATTAAAAGAATATGATAATTCGCATCCCGGGGCGTATTTTGTGACGGTATGTGCATATAATTGGAAACATCTATTCGGAGAAATTGTGAATAGTAAAATGAGATTAAACCGAATCGGGAAAATGATTCAATCGGTTTGGAGTGAATTGCCACAAAATTACCAAGGTGTTAATACTGATGCATTCGTGGTGATGCCAAATCATATTCACGGAATAATTGTTTTATCATCTGTAGGGGCAACCCCCTGTGGTTGCCCACCACCAGGGCAGGCACAGGGGCCTGCCCCTACA from the Candidatus Zixiibacteriota bacterium genome contains:
- a CDS encoding transposase, whose product is MCEIPEKEKHHRRSIRLKEYDNSHPGAYFVTVCAYNWKHLFGEIVNSKMRLNRIGKMIQSVWSELPQNYQGVNTDAFVVMPNHIHGIIVLSSVGATPCGCPPPGQAQGPAPT